The DNA segment GCACGGCTTAAATCAACGTTACTTTGTTCTAGTTTAGCTGAAGCTATCGTTCCCTTATTACCAGTTCCGGCAGCGCCTATGACCGCCTCGCCTGAGTTTGCGCTAGCTAGAAAGAGATTTCCGCCCTCTGCTGTTAAACCCTCTTCGTTTGTAAAGGTCGCTAGTGCCACCTGCGCTAGTCCAAAGCTCTGTCCGTTTGTAAAAGCACCTATAACTGTGCCTGACTGATCTATCCTGACATCTTTTAGGGCTCCGCCCTCGTAGCCATCCTGGCTTACATAGTCAGTGCTTGAATCCCTATCGTTACTTGTAAGTCCGTTAAAGTCCGTGCCAAGACCAAAATTTAGCCTTACGCTTTGACCTGATTGTGAGCCGTTATTTGCTGTAAATGTAAATCCAGCAGGATAAAAGCTACCCAAAGAGCCGTCAGAGTTAAATCTAAGTGAGCCTGTGATAACGTTTGCAGGGCCCTCGCCTGAGAAATTTATCTCCGCTGGTTCTGGGACTTGTATTATCATACCCCACTCTGTTCCACCGTCTGGTGTGGTGCCGGTTTTTGCCCATTTGATACTTACGGTGTGTTTTGAGCCAAGAGAGTCAAAAATTTCTATCGTAGAGCCGTGACTAGACATAACCATAGCCCCACTGTTTCTTACCGCTTCACTTGGGCTTAGTGAGCCCTCAAGCGACCTCATAAGCGTAGTTAGCTTGACATTTTCATTTACGGCTTGGACATTGCCTATGGCTTCAGAGGTGAGTCCAGTTATGCTCATGTATAAAGAGTGATCTTGTCTGCCATTTTTAGGATTTGTCAGTTGAAACTGACCTTCTTTATTTATAGTAAATTTTACCTGGTCATTTGTATCGGCACCAGCTTTTGCTATAAGAGCTTGTATGCCTGCTTTATGCTTCTCGGCATCTGTATTAGCTGGTGGTTGAGCCTGATTTGCTGCATCCTCATACACTTTTTTATATGCATTAACATCTGCTGGATTTACTGATTTACCAAACGCCTCTAGAATATTTTTGACCTGATCTAGATTAGGTTGTTGCCCCATTTTATTAAAGACATTTTGTGCTATAGTTGCAGCATTTGCAGATTTTGAGTCAGCTTCTATCTTGCCATCTCCGTTATAGTCCACGTGGTCTCTAGCGTCCTCTTGCATGGCTGCACGCAGATCCTCAGTCGTATTTACAACCCTTGCAATCTTATCATCATTTGTATGTACAGGTGTCGTAGCTGTGGAGCTATATACATACTGGTAAGCGGTGATAACATCGACAGCTTTTATACTAGTTTGTGTTTGGTCTACACCATTTAATTGATTTCCATTATTTACAATTAGATGGATGTTTTTGGTTGATTGTGTTGTGCCGGTGTTGTTTCTGTTTATAAGGGTTAGCTTATTGCCCTCTGAGATTTCAGCGCTTACTCCAGTTAGCTTTGTCTGAGCGTTTATGAGTGATGCTACGTCGCTTATAGATGTGATAGCACCATTTGGGCTCTTTATATTTACACCATTAAGGGTGATGTCTAAAGTACCTGCATTAACCTGTCCTATGGTATTTGTAGCTGCGCTACCTATTGTAAATTTCTCAGTCTTTGCGTTTGCATAGCTTACCCAAATTCCTTGTCCATTTCTTAATCTTAAGGCGTTGCCAGTTTCATTATACAAAACTGCTAAGTCAACACCGCGCTCAGTTAGAACCTGCTCATTTTTAGAATTTGTAAAAAACTCATTTGAGTTTCTGTCATTTTCAGCGTGAACTTCTAATTCAGTGATCATATCATCATTGTTTTTATCGCGACCACCGCCAAACTCATCTAGTGAATACACAGGGGTGCTTCTAGTGCCTATGCTGTCTCCTGAGTCTAGGTTTGCCTTTACATTTACTACACTTGTAGCACGCGCAGGAGTGGTTAGCCCCTCTTTTATGACGATATTTCTTATAGGTCCAGTG comes from the Campylobacter mucosalis genome and includes:
- the flgE gene encoding flagellar hook protein FlgE, with protein sequence MMRSLWSGVTGLQAHQIAMDVEGNNISNVNTVGFKYSRANFADIISQTPTVATAPQGERGGMNATQIGLGTSINSTTRIFSQGTLQSTDKNTDVALQGNGFFVVSPDGGRTRYYTRNGDFLFDKAGNFVNNGGFIVQGWTRDDETGAIDATGPIRNIVIKEGLTTPARATSVVNVKANLDSGDSIGTRSTPVYSLDEFGGGRDKNNDDMITELEVHAENDRNSNEFFTNSKNEQVLTERGVDLAVLYNETGNALRLRNGQGIWVSYANAKTEKFTIGSAATNTIGQVNAGTLDITLNGVNIKSPNGAITSISDVASLINAQTKLTGVSAEISEGNKLTLINRNNTGTTQSTKNIHLIVNNGNQLNGVDQTQTSIKAVDVITAYQYVYSSTATTPVHTNDDKIARVVNTTEDLRAAMQEDARDHVDYNGDGKIEADSKSANAATIAQNVFNKMGQQPNLDQVKNILEAFGKSVNPADVNAYKKVYEDAANQAQPPANTDAEKHKAGIQALIAKAGADTNDQVKFTINKEGQFQLTNPKNGRQDHSLYMSITGLTSEAIGNVQAVNENVKLTTLMRSLEGSLSPSEAVRNSGAMVMSSHGSTIEIFDSLGSKHTVSIKWAKTGTTPDGGTEWGMIIQVPEPAEINFSGEGPANVITGSLRFNSDGSLGSFYPAGFTFTANNGSQSGQSVRLNFGLGTDFNGLTSNDRDSSTDYVSQDGYEGGALKDVRIDQSGTVIGAFTNGQSFGLAQVALATFTNEEGLTAEGGNLFLASANSGEAVIGAAGTGNKGTIASAKLEQSNVDLSRALTQLIIVQRGFQANSKTITTSDEMLNTLLQLKN